In the Helicobacter typhlonius genome, one interval contains:
- a CDS encoding phospholipase A gives MNKWCMLYLSVGLSGVFADSLPNLPEEKQNKKPYLLLYPHKAVYILPFYHSLSEPTPSESSLPNKDTETKFQFSFKLAVFNELFSPYGTFYFGYTQTAWFQNYNQADSRPFRDIDYQPELFYSYERPISFLGGAFKDISFGYNHISNGERALRSRTQNRLLLNMRWEYDIAPQSVFGIKLGAWVYIGKHLDGFMADNPDLALYRGYNDIGLYYKSNRNLLELYMRPPIARRYYPYFELGYTLRVSDNIGIYVQYINGYGDNMFEYKMRSERIGVGFRLWNK, from the coding sequence ATGAATAAATGGTGTATGTTGTATTTATCTGTGGGATTAAGCGGTGTGTTTGCAGATTCACTGCCTAATTTACCCGAAGAGAAACAAAACAAAAAACCTTATCTTTTGCTCTATCCGCATAAAGCAGTATATATTTTGCCTTTTTATCATAGTTTGAGTGAGCCTACTCCTAGTGAATCTAGTTTGCCAAATAAAGATACAGAAACCAAATTTCAATTTAGCTTTAAGCTTGCTGTGTTTAATGAGCTTTTCTCACCTTATGGGACATTTTATTTTGGCTATACGCAAACAGCGTGGTTTCAAAATTATAATCAAGCAGATTCGCGTCCTTTTAGAGATATAGATTATCAACCTGAATTATTTTATAGCTATGAGCGTCCTATAAGCTTTTTGGGCGGTGCTTTTAAGGATATTTCTTTTGGATACAATCATATTTCAAATGGTGAGAGAGCATTGCGCTCACGCACCCAAAATCGTCTTTTACTCAATATGCGATGGGAGTATGACATAGCACCACAAAGTGTATTTGGTATTAAGCTAGGTGCGTGGGTGTATATAGGCAAACATCTTGATGGTTTTATGGCAGATAATCCTGATTTAGCCCTTTATCGTGGGTATAATGATATAGGATTGTATTACAAGAGTAATCGTAATTTGCTTGAATTATATATGCGTCCGCCTATTGCACGGAGGTATTATCCTTATTTTGAGTTGGGCTATACACTGCGTGTGAGTGATAATATAGGGATTTATGTTCAATATATAAATGGATATGGGGATAATATGTTTGAGTATAAAATGCGCAGTGAACGCATAGGTGTAGGATTTCGCTTGTGGAATAAGTGA
- the metE gene encoding 5-methyltetrahydropteroyltriglutamate--homocysteine S-methyltransferase, protein MSSILGFPRIGQNRELKKSLEAFWGGKCSQSELEGVAKDLRKKHWNMQKSLDYVCVNDFSYYDNVLDLAYALGCKPARFKHLSGLDGYFAMARGHQKGVACEMTKWFNTNYHYVVPELSIDDEYKADANGIIAQYNEAKALGFKPKIQLIGVFTLFALSKVIKGEPKEVFHKLKSAYFDLIEQIAKIDSEVLVEFSEPIFVRGFNADIFGLECQQGGSAIECVYNNIAKKGIKAIVSTFFEHSNELTEILLKTDIYGIGLDFVAGAKNKEVLESIAKSDKVLYAGVIDGRNIWVADLESKLALLESIADIVPKNRIVVTSSCSLLHTPFSKEGEDKIDSQILSWLSFAKEKIDELLVLEHIFQGTQSASDSAFLERNKSINISRKTSSKTNNKAVRERVQNHTQNQRSVPFAQRIKLQKEQFNFPILPTTTIGSFPQTPELRALRLNYKKGEINKVQYEEGIKTYIRDCVKFQEEIGIDVLVHGEPERNDMVEYFGEQLEGFVFSQNAWVQSYGSRCVKPPIIFGDVARPKPMTLEWSKFAQSLTQKVMKGMLTGPVTILNWSFVRDDLERSAVCRQISLAIADEIDDLQKGGIKIIQVDEAAFKEGYPLRSENIKAYETWALECFKISTAVALPQTQIHTHMCYSEFNDIIKTIEALDADVISIETARSGNELLKVFKQVGYTHEVGPGVYDIHSPRIPSVEELNVQIKALLEVLPKEQLWINPDCGLKTRKWEEVKPSLKNIVEAVKSVRAAL, encoded by the coding sequence ATGAGTAGCATTTTAGGATTCCCACGCATTGGGCAAAATAGAGAGTTGAAAAAGTCCCTTGAGGCTTTTTGGGGCGGTAAATGTAGTCAGAGCGAGCTAGAGGGCGTTGCTAAGGATTTACGTAAAAAGCATTGGAATATGCAAAAATCCCTTGATTATGTGTGCGTGAATGACTTTAGCTACTATGATAATGTGCTTGATCTTGCCTATGCACTTGGCTGCAAACCCGCTAGATTCAAGCATTTAAGTGGCTTAGATGGGTATTTTGCAATGGCGAGAGGACATCAAAAGGGTGTGGCTTGTGAGATGACAAAATGGTTTAATACTAACTATCATTATGTAGTGCCAGAGCTTAGTATCGATGATGAGTATAAGGCTGATGCGAATGGTATTATCGCGCAATACAATGAGGCAAAGGCACTTGGCTTTAAGCCAAAGATTCAGTTAATCGGCGTTTTCACGCTCTTTGCGTTGAGTAAGGTTATTAAGGGAGAGCCAAAGGAGGTTTTTCACAAGCTTAAGAGTGCGTATTTTGACTTAATCGAGCAAATCGCAAAGATAGATTCAGAAGTGCTTGTAGAATTTAGTGAGCCTATTTTTGTGCGTGGATTCAATGCAGATATCTTTGGGCTAGAATGTCAGCAGGGTGGAAGTGCGATTGAGTGTGTTTATAATAACATCGCTAAAAAGGGCATTAAAGCTATTGTAAGCACATTTTTTGAGCATAGTAATGAGCTTACAGAAATTTTATTAAAAACTGATATTTATGGCATAGGGCTTGATTTTGTCGCTGGGGCAAAGAATAAAGAGGTTTTGGAATCTATTGCAAAAAGTGATAAAGTGCTGTATGCAGGGGTGATTGATGGACGTAATATTTGGGTGGCGGATTTAGAATCTAAACTCGCGCTTTTAGAATCTATCGCGGATATTGTGCCTAAAAATCGTATTGTGGTAACTAGCTCCTGTTCGCTTTTGCATACGCCCTTTAGCAAGGAGGGAGAGGATAAAATAGATTCTCAAATCCTTTCTTGGCTAAGTTTTGCAAAAGAAAAAATCGATGAATTGCTCGTGCTTGAGCACATTTTTCAAGGCACACAAAGTGCGAGTGATAGTGCATTTTTGGAGCGAAATAAGTCCATTAATATTTCGCGTAAAACTTCGAGCAAGACGAATAACAAGGCTGTGAGAGAGCGTGTCCAAAATCACACACAAAATCAAAGAAGTGTGCCATTTGCGCAGCGCATTAAGCTTCAAAAAGAGCAGTTTAATTTTCCTATCCTACCTACAACTACAATTGGTTCTTTTCCTCAAACACCTGAACTTAGAGCATTGCGTCTTAATTACAAAAAAGGCGAGATAAATAAGGTGCAATATGAAGAGGGTATAAAAACTTATATTAGAGATTGTGTGAAGTTCCAAGAAGAAATTGGCATTGATGTGCTTGTGCACGGAGAGCCGGAGCGAAATGATATGGTGGAGTATTTTGGCGAGCAATTAGAAGGATTTGTGTTTAGTCAAAATGCGTGGGTGCAAAGCTATGGCAGTCGCTGTGTAAAACCACCGATTATTTTTGGTGATGTGGCTCGTCCAAAGCCTATGACATTAGAGTGGAGTAAATTTGCGCAAAGCCTTACACAAAAGGTGATGAAAGGAATGCTCACAGGTCCTGTTACAATTTTAAATTGGAGTTTTGTGCGAGATGACTTAGAGAGAAGTGCGGTGTGTAGGCAAATATCTCTAGCTATTGCTGATGAAATTGATGATTTGCAAAAGGGTGGAATTAAAATCATTCAAGTTGATGAAGCTGCTTTCAAAGAGGGGTATCCATTGCGTAGCGAAAATATCAAAGCGTATGAGACTTGGGCATTAGAGTGCTTTAAGATTTCTACCGCAGTAGCACTTCCTCAAACCCAGATTCATACCCATATGTGTTATAGTGAGTTTAATGATATTATTAAAACCATTGAAGCCCTTGATGCTGATGTGATAAGCATTGAAACAGCAAGAAGTGGCAATGAGCTATTAAAAGTCTTTAAACAAGTGGGTTATACACACGAAGTAGGACCGGGTGTATATGATATACATAGTCCTAGAATCCCAAGTGTGGAGGAACTTAATGTGCAAATTAAGGCTTTGCTTGAAGTATTGCCTAAAGAGCAGCTATGGATTAATCCAGATTGTGGGCTTAAAACGCGCAAATGGGAAGAAGTAAAGCCAAGTTTGAAAAACATTGTAGAAGCTGTTAAGAGTGTGCGAGCAGCTTTATAA
- a CDS encoding methylenetetrahydrofolate reductase yields the protein MYDIESLIEQLHSTEPFLSVEIAPSISGRLDENLLEDLKTLKLAHAFVCTDSPLARFKPSSILSSLKFQNALQKPVICTISMRDRNSIALCGDILSVNELGLRTFLTLTGDSIKNGDCLQSKGVFEDNSLKLGHIIDELNCGRALNGKSLKENIKRIYNFQVINAYANNPLSLKNKMRKKLSSCEIHALFTQPVYSLNAAEFLLQSLEEIKSECNIKSALVLGFFPVLSYKTALFLRDKLPGVYIPNEWVQKLEKAHNKGKDEEKKVGLEISHSLFMELKSVHNKFHFMSANKPSLVKEFA from the coding sequence ATGTATGACATAGAATCCCTCATAGAGCAACTTCACTCTACAGAGCCTTTTTTGAGTGTAGAGATTGCTCCAAGTATAAGTGGTAGGCTTGATGAGAATTTACTAGAAGATTTAAAAACACTTAAACTTGCTCATGCTTTTGTTTGCACAGATTCGCCTTTAGCTCGTTTTAAACCTTCATCAATCTTAAGTTCTCTTAAGTTTCAAAATGCACTCCAAAAGCCTGTTATTTGCACAATTTCAATGAGAGATAGGAACTCTATCGCTTTATGTGGCGATATTTTAAGTGTTAATGAGTTAGGATTGCGCACTTTTTTGACACTCACAGGCGATAGCATTAAAAATGGAGATTGCCTACAATCAAAGGGTGTGTTTGAGGATAATTCTCTTAAACTCGGACATATCATTGATGAGTTAAATTGTGGTAGAGCACTCAATGGCAAGTCTCTTAAAGAAAATATTAAAAGAATCTATAATTTTCAAGTGATAAATGCGTATGCGAATAATCCTTTATCGCTAAAAAATAAAATGCGTAAAAAATTAAGCAGTTGCGAGATTCACGCTCTTTTTACACAGCCTGTTTATTCTCTTAATGCAGCGGAATTTTTACTCCAAAGCCTTGAAGAGATTAAGAGTGAATGCAATATCAAAAGCGCACTTGTACTTGGATTTTTTCCTGTTTTAAGCTACAAAACGGCACTTTTTTTGCGCGATAAGCTTCCGGGTGTATATATACCAAATGAATGGGTGCAAAAACTAGAAAAAGCTCATAATAAAGGCAAAGATGAGGAAAAGAAGGTAGGGCTAGAGATTTCTCATTCTTTGTTTATGGAACTTAAAAGTGTGCATAATAAATTTCACTTTATGAGTGCAAATAAGCCAAGCTTGGTAAAAGAATTTGCATAA
- the ilvD gene encoding dihydroxy-acid dehydratase, which produces MRSDIVKKGYQRAPHRSLLRATGLKDEDFNKPFIGIANSYIDIIPGHFFLNRYAQIIKEEIRAAGGVPFEFNTIGVDDGIAMGHSGMLYSLPSRELIADSIETMMNAHSLDAMICIPNCDKIVPGMLMGALRVNVPTIFVSGGPMKAGKLEDGTILDLNSAFEAVGAFAEGKISEKRLHEIECNACPGGGSCSGMFTANSMNTLCEAMGVALPGNGTILALSKEREELLRKAARRIVEIALDEQKSEQFRFRNILNKKAVHNAFVVDMAMGGSTNTILHMLAIAKEAEVDFNLDSINAIASKVAHITKIAPALSTIHMEDINRAGGVSAVMNEVAKRNTSLGSHSADSILYLDALTITGETLGERIANAQIVDSSVIRHNENAYSPVGGLKILYGNLAREGAVLKVAAVAESMKEFEGSAVCFNSQEEAIKGIAGGKVKAGNVVVIRYEGPKGGPGMQEMLTPTSLIMGMGLGESVALITDGRFSGATRGGCIGHISPEAAEGGLIALIEDGDRIAISVSKGTLELLVDSAVLESRRAKWKPIKKEIPSKWLRRYALLVSNAANGAVLKTEL; this is translated from the coding sequence ATGCGAAGCGACATTGTGAAAAAGGGCTATCAAAGAGCCCCTCATAGAAGTTTATTGCGTGCCACAGGGCTAAAAGATGAAGATTTTAATAAACCCTTTATCGGCATTGCAAATAGTTATATTGACATTATTCCCGGGCATTTTTTCTTAAACCGCTATGCGCAGATTATCAAAGAGGAGATTCGCGCTGCTGGGGGCGTGCCTTTTGAATTTAATACCATTGGCGTAGATGATGGCATCGCAATGGGGCATAGCGGTATGCTCTACTCTTTGCCTAGTCGTGAGCTGATTGCAGATTCTATTGAAACAATGATGAACGCGCACTCGCTAGATGCGATGATTTGTATCCCAAATTGCGATAAAATCGTGCCCGGAATGCTTATGGGTGCGTTGCGCGTGAATGTGCCAACTATCTTTGTGAGTGGTGGTCCAATGAAAGCCGGGAAGCTAGAGGACGGCACAATTTTGGATTTAAATTCTGCTTTTGAAGCGGTGGGAGCATTCGCAGAGGGTAAGATTAGCGAAAAAAGGCTACACGAGATAGAATGCAATGCGTGTCCGGGCGGTGGGAGCTGTAGTGGAATGTTTACTGCAAACTCTATGAATACGCTTTGTGAGGCGATGGGGGTTGCGCTGCCGGGAAATGGCACGATTTTAGCCTTAAGCAAGGAGCGTGAGGAGCTTTTACGCAAAGCGGCGCGTAGAATTGTAGAGATTGCGCTAGATGAGCAAAAAAGCGAGCAGTTTAGATTCCGAAATATTTTAAATAAAAAAGCCGTGCATAACGCGTTTGTCGTGGATATGGCAATGGGCGGCAGCACAAACACAATCTTGCATATGTTAGCTATTGCTAAAGAGGCGGAGGTGGATTTCAACCTAGATTCTATCAATGCCATTGCTTCAAAAGTCGCACATATTACTAAAATCGCTCCGGCATTAAGCACAATCCATATGGAAGACATCAATCGCGCGGGGGGTGTGTCGGCAGTAATGAATGAAGTTGCAAAAAGAAATACGTCTTTGGGCAGTCATTCCGCAGATTCTATTCTCTATTTAGACGCACTCACAATTACAGGCGAGACTTTGGGAGAACGCATTGCAAACGCACAGATTGTAGATTCTAGCGTTATCCGACACAATGAAAACGCGTATTCGCCGGTAGGTGGGCTAAAGATTCTTTATGGTAATTTAGCGCGTGAAGGAGCGGTGCTCAAGGTCGCCGCAGTGGCAGAATCTATGAAAGAATTTGAGGGAAGTGCGGTGTGCTTTAATTCGCAAGAGGAAGCGATTAAAGGCATTGCGGGAGGCAAGGTAAAAGCGGGGAATGTCGTAGTAATCCGCTATGAGGGACCCAAAGGTGGACCGGGAATGCAAGAAATGCTCACTCCCACAAGCCTCATTATGGGAATGGGACTTGGTGAATCTGTCGCACTCATTACCGATGGACGCTTTAGTGGTGCGACAAGGGGAGGCTGTATCGGGCATATTAGCCCAGAAGCAGCAGAAGGAGGATTAATCGCGCTGATTGAAGACGGAGATAGAATTGCGATTTCTGTTTCAAAAGGCACTTTAGAATTGCTCGTGGATTCCGCTGTTTTAGAATCTCGCCGTGCAAAATGGAAGCCTATCAAAAAGGAGATTCCAAGCAAATGGTTGCGCCGCTATGCGCTGCTTGTGAGCAATGCGGCAAATGGCGCAGTATTAAAAACAGAGCTGTAA
- a CDS encoding Eco57I restriction-modification methylase domain-containing protein, with the protein MNLDVVNLGQVFTPPHIVSDMLNLIQSTTRLENPRFLEPSCGNGAFFKNLPSNKVGIELDSKVVCDKSVLKVDFFSYPVSEKFDCIIGNPPYVRYQDILDSTKFLLNAYKNIFDSRSNLYLFFIYKCILHLKDKGELIFITPRDFLKSTASIKLNEFLFSQGSITNFIDLGDKKIFNKAQPNCAIWRFEKGNFGRKTQCLREFSCINGQILFTKKSYSIPFSSLFFVKVGAVSGADTIFANQQWGNVEFVNSTTAKSGKTKRMIYGERAKDCVYLQEFKQKLLQRKIKKFDESNWWQWGRDYYKSDIPRIYVNTKTRNKKPFFIHSCNAYDGSILAIFPKFEVDSKNLQDLCERLNNIDWEELGFVCDGRFLFSQRSLENCMLDSSFQDIGSKVRQRI; encoded by the coding sequence ATGAATCTTGATGTAGTAAATTTGGGACAAGTTTTCACCCCGCCGCATATCGTAAGTGATATGTTAAATCTTATCCAAAGCACTACAAGGCTAGAAAATCCGCGATTCTTAGAGCCAAGTTGTGGAAATGGAGCATTTTTTAAAAATTTACCCAGCAATAAAGTAGGCATAGAGTTAGATTCTAAAGTAGTTTGTGATAAATCTGTATTGAAAGTTGATTTTTTTAGTTATCCTGTGAGTGAAAAATTTGATTGTATTATTGGCAACCCTCCTTATGTGCGTTATCAAGATATTTTAGATTCTACGAAATTCCTTTTAAATGCTTATAAGAATATCTTTGATTCTCGTTCGAATTTGTATTTATTTTTTATCTATAAATGTATCTTGCATTTAAAAGATAAGGGGGAGCTAATTTTTATCACGCCTAGAGATTTTCTAAAAAGCACTGCAAGCATAAAACTCAATGAGTTTTTATTCTCGCAAGGTAGCATAACAAATTTTATAGATTTGGGAGATAAAAAGATTTTTAACAAGGCTCAACCAAATTGTGCGATATGGAGGTTTGAAAAAGGTAATTTTGGGAGAAAAACCCAATGTTTGAGGGAATTTAGTTGTATCAATGGACAGATTCTTTTTACTAAAAAATCTTATAGTATTCCTTTTAGCTCATTGTTTTTTGTGAAAGTTGGAGCAGTAAGTGGGGCAGATACTATTTTTGCAAATCAACAATGGGGTAATGTAGAATTTGTGAACTCTACCACTGCAAAAAGTGGTAAAACAAAAAGAATGATTTATGGAGAACGCGCAAAAGATTGTGTGTATTTGCAAGAATTTAAGCAAAAATTATTGCAAAGAAAAATTAAAAAATTTGATGAAAGTAATTGGTGGCAATGGGGCAGAGATTATTATAAGAGTGATATACCACGCATTTATGTTAATACCAAAACTCGCAATAAAAAACCTTTTTTTATCCATTCCTGTAATGCTTATGATGGCTCTATTTTGGCGATTTTTCCAAAATTTGAAGTGGATTCTAAGAATTTACAAGATTTGTGCGAGAGGCTCAATAATATAGATTGGGAGGAGCTAGGATTTGTATGTGATGGACGATTTTTATTTTCCCAAAGAAGCCTAGAGAATTGTATGTTAGATTCTAGCTTTCAGGATATTGGCAGTAAAGTTAGACAAAGGATTTAA
- the cysK gene encoding cysteine synthase A, translating to MIAQNITELIGNTPILQLQQFAPNLYGKCEFLNPSHSVKDRPAYAMIDEALKTGKITKDTTIVECTSGNMGISLAMICASLGLKIIITMPESMSIERRKMIALFGANLVLTPASEGMQGALNKAQEILDSTPNSFMPSQFDNLANKEMHKRTTALEIYKSFEGSLDYFVAGFGTGGTISGVGEVLKEKIPSIKIIGVEPAASPLLSKGQAGPHKIQGIGANFIPKILNRDVIDSIEVVENEVAIKMAQNLGKIGVMVGISSGANVAAALEIAKNNPNKKVLTMLNDTAERYLSTDLFNTL from the coding sequence ATGATAGCTCAAAATATTACCGAACTCATTGGCAACACTCCGATTTTACAACTTCAGCAATTTGCTCCAAATCTTTATGGCAAATGCGAGTTTTTAAACCCAAGCCATTCTGTTAAAGACCGCCCCGCATATGCAATGATAGATGAGGCTCTAAAGACAGGCAAAATCACAAAAGATACAACTATTGTAGAATGCACAAGCGGCAATATGGGCATATCTCTCGCTATGATTTGTGCTTCTCTTGGATTAAAAATCATCATCACTATGCCAGAATCTATGAGCATAGAAAGACGCAAGATGATAGCTTTGTTTGGTGCGAATCTTGTGCTTACTCCTGCAAGTGAGGGTATGCAAGGTGCGCTCAATAAGGCTCAAGAAATTTTAGATTCCACACCAAACTCATTTATGCCAAGTCAATTTGATAATCTCGCTAACAAAGAAATGCACAAACGCACTACCGCACTAGAGATTTATAAAAGCTTTGAGGGAAGTTTGGATTATTTTGTGGCAGGATTTGGCACAGGTGGGACAATTAGCGGTGTAGGCGAAGTGCTTAAAGAGAAGATTCCATCTATTAAAATTATTGGTGTAGAGCCTGCTGCTTCACCACTGCTTAGCAAAGGACAAGCGGGACCACATAAGATTCAAGGCATTGGCGCGAACTTTATCCCTAAAATCCTTAATCGCGATGTGATAGATTCTATTGAAGTTGTAGAAAATGAAGTCGCTATTAAAATGGCTCAAAATTTAGGCAAAATCGGCGTAATGGTTGGAATTTCTAGTGGCGCAAATGTCGCAGCTGCACTTGAAATTGCCAAAAACAATCCAAATAAAAAAGTGCTTACTATGCTTAATGACACAGCGGAGCGATACCTTTCAACGGATTTATTTAATACGCTTTAA
- a CDS encoding TonB family protein, translated as MQIFFSYFFVIYVIYQFFTPLQAADSYMQVNNFSEEALGQKSRGCIMQHLLYPKEAKINKIEGVAKIMISLKNNQIHKFQIIQSSGYKIFDIAALRAVEKSKICL; from the coding sequence ATGCAAATTTTCTTCTCTTATTTTTTTGTTATTTATGTGATATATCAATTCTTTACTCCGCTTCAAGCAGCAGATTCTTATATGCAAGTAAATAATTTCAGCGAGGAAGCATTAGGTCAAAAAAGCAGAGGTTGCATTATGCAACATTTGCTTTATCCTAAAGAAGCTAAAATCAATAAGATTGAGGGTGTTGCAAAAATAATGATAAGTCTTAAAAATAATCAAATACATAAATTCCAAATCATACAAAGCAGTGGTTATAAAATCTTTGATATAGCAGCTTTAAGGGCGGTTGAAAAATCCAAAATATGTTTGTAA